From a single Eremothecium sinecaudum strain ATCC 58844 chromosome III, complete sequence genomic region:
- the OXP1 gene encoding 5-oxoprolinase (Syntenic homolog of Ashbya gossypii ACR027C; Syntenic homolog of Ashbya gossypii NOHBY318; No homolog in Saccharomyces cerevisiae; Non-syntenic homolog of Kluyveromyces lactis KLLA0D00528g) — protein sequence MCHRKLFVGVDVGGTNTDSVVIDPTRLKDDDRGVLAWRKTITTPDVSKGIESSLRGMLEDPHNNIQKNEIASLTIGTTHFINAVVERNASRLQKVAVIRLCGPYGRSLPPFGDFPDDLANIINAYVANIDGGNQVSGRDIKPLDEEELRRHCAEVRSRGIKAVAVIGTFANINNTHELRAGEIIREEVPGADVVLSHRISGIGFLERENATILNASIKKYGRQIISSFVQVTRRLGLNCTLLISQNDGTVLSADEALEFPIKTFSSGATNSMRGAAILCSADPDVQGKNVIVCDVGGTTTDVGQLLASGFPRQSATYSYVGGVRMNFSMPHVKSIGLGGGSLVRLKDGKITVGPESAGADIVNSALVFGGETIVATDVTVASRIDEQGLDLLEECYKIGDATLVHKRFTDEYKANFAEAIKEKLENVINLIKTAPDPVTVIFVGGGSFIAPSELDGASKVIKPPYSHIANAIGAAMGDISSELIEVKYLKHPGTELDATVKNMIATAADDAISKGALKETIKVVDAIAEAVPYVENVYSFKINVVGNVDYSRVSTVKSIGKLLNILNEDSQIYTPPVLENSKLGGCEEVAFDYENYRPCVENGEWVLSVIDVDFISIGAYILGCGGGGNTHIDTIELKHIIKNGGRIVVITLDEFDKRTNGEGRAINVGYCGSPTISYERLHGNEILEAVDLIEKWEGRTADAIFLFEIGGGNGLSGLWTAYKRGLPCLDLDLMGRAYPTQWQSLPSVINNLKGYPYVAVSDGNGLSFMVTSTVNDIQMERVVRDAIDYHGVQCASVEPSMSVEQMKNETIHNPISLSWRIGRAVYIARSRSDLDNLPNYLIDTFGGDGSAKCLMRAKIIAVDRRLNGGYGYGNVRLESVEDSDITLRIPFKNENIVAYKKVRGGAEIPICSVPDLITLIDTDGCAIGTQDYRYGLEVFVMAFAPSDKWSTPMGIEIGGPKGFGKEFEDLNYNPIGTYVQPISVVDEFGTQD from the coding sequence ATGTGCCACAGGAAGCTTTTTGTCGGAGTGGACGTAGGAGGAACAAATACAGATTCTGTGGTCATTGACCCAACTAGATTAAAAGATGACGATCGAGGGGTTCTGGCATGGCGGAAAACGATTACTACACCGGACGTTTCGAAGGGAATAGAGAGTTCTCTTCGTGGTATGTTGGAGGATCCGCATAATAATATTCAAAAAAATGAAATTGCTTCGCTAACAATTGGTACTACACATTTCATAAACGCTGTGGTAGAAAGAAATGCAAGCAGATTGCAAAAAGTTGCTGTGATAAGGCTTTGTGGTCCATATGGAAGAAGCTTACCGCCTTTTGGTGACTTTCCAGATGATCTGGCTAATATAATTAATGCATATGTTGCCAATATTGATGGGGGTAACCAGGTCAGCGGCCGCGATATTAAGCCACTGGATGAAGAGGAGTTGAGGAGACACTGTGCTGAAGTCCGCTCACGCGGCATTAAAGCTGTTGCAGTAATAGGCACTTTTGCGAACATCAACAATACCCATGAACTAAGAGCCGGAGAAATAATACGAGAAGAAGTACCTGGGGCTGATGTAGTCTTATCGCATAGAATCTCTGGCATCGGATTTTTAGAAAGGGAAAATGCAACCATTTTAAACGCTTCTATCAAAAAATATGGTCGCCAAATTATTTCTTCGTTTGTCCAGGTTACTAGGAGGCTTGGCCTGAATTGTACACTTCTAATATCTCAGAACGATGGAACTGTCCTATCTGCCGATGAGGCACTTGAGTTTCCGATTAAAACATTCTCTTCAGGCGCCACTAACTCTATGCGAGGGGCTGCAATATTATGCTCCGCAGATCCTGATGTGCAGGGTAAGAATGTGATAGTCTGCGACGTTGGTGGAACTACGACAGATGTCGGCCAGCTGCTAGCATCGGGGTTCCCTAGACAATCAGCTACGTACTCTTACGTTGGAGGTGTGAGAATGAACTTTTCAATGCCACACGTTAAAAGCATTGGCTTGGGAGGTGGTTCCCTTGTGCGATTGAAAGACGGTAAGATAACTGTTGGTCCAGAATCTGCGGGCGCTGATATTGTAAACTCGGCATTAGTATTTGGAGGTGAAACCATTGTCGCGACTGATGTTACTGTTGCCTCTCGTATTGACGAACAGGGTCTTGATCTATTGGAAGAGTGTTACAAGATTGGAGATGCTACTCTTGTTCATAAACGCTTCACTGATGAATATAAGGCTAATTTTGCTGAGGcaattaaagaaaaactTGAAAATGTTATTAATCTAATAAAAACAGCCCCGGATCCTGTCACTGTTATATTTGTCGGCGGCGGCTCCTTCATTGCACCTTCAGAGTTAGATGGAGCCTCAAAGGTTATTAAACCTCCATATTCTCATATTGCCAACGCTATAGGAGCTGCGATGGGTGATATTTCTTCCGAATTGATAGAAGTAAAATATCTTAAACATCCTGGTACCGAGTTGGATGCCACAGTCAAGAATATGATAGCAACTGCAGCTGATGATGCTATATCAAAGGGTGCATTAAAAGAAACTATTAAAGTAGTGGATGCTATTGCTGAAGCCGTTCCATATGTGGAAAATGTTTACAGCTTCAAAATTAACGTTGTTGGAAATGTTGATTATAGTCGTGTATCAACTGTAAAAAGCATTGGAAAGCTTCTGAACATCTTAAATGAGGATTCACAGATCTACACTCCTCCAGTTTTAGAAAATTCCAAGCTAGGAGGATGTGAAGAAGTTGCATTTGATTACGAAAACTATAGGCCATGTGTTGAAAACGGCGAGTGGGTACTATCGGTAATAGATGTTGACTTTATTAGTATTGGTGCCTATATTTTAGGATGCGGCGGCGGTGGTAATACACATATTGATACCATAGAGTTAAAACACATTATTAAAAACGGGGGCAGGATTGTAGTCATTACATTAGATGAATTCGACAAGAGAACAAACGGAGAAGGTCGCGCAATTAATGTCGGATATTGTGGATCTCCTACCATATCATATGAACGTCTTCACGGCAATGAAATATTAGAAGCTGTTGACTTAATTGAGAAATGGGAAGGCCGAACCGCTGACgcaatatttttatttgaAATCGGCGGCGGTAATGGATTAAGCGGGTTATGGACGGCATATAAAAGGGGATTACCTTGCCTAGATTTAGATTTAATGGGAAGAGCATATCCAACTCAATGGCAATCGTTGCCATCTGTCATAAACAATTTGAAAGGATACCCTTATGTTGCTGTTTCGGATGGCAATGGACTATCATTTATGGTTACAAGTACTGTTAATGACATTCAAATGGAAAGAGTGGTGAGAGACGCTATTGATTATCATGGCGTACAATGCGCTTCCGTTGAGCCATCGATGAGTGTTGAACAGATGAAAAATGAGACTATACACAACCCAATCTCGTTATCATGGAGAATTGGAAGAGCGGTTTACATTGCTAGATCGAGATCTGATCTTGATAATTTACCGAACTACTTAATTGATACTTTTGGCGGGGATGGAAGCGCGAAGTGCTTGATGAGGGCCAAAATAATTGCCGTTGACAGAAGATTGAATGGAGGTTACGGATATGGTAATGTTCGTTTAGAGAGTGTTGAAGATAGTGATATTACATTAAGGATACCGTTTAAGAATGAAAACATAGTTGCATACAAGAAAGTGCGCGGTGGTGCTGAGATACCCATATGCTCCGTCCCAGACTTGATTACATTGATCGATACGGATGGTTGCGCAATTGGCACCCAAGATTATAGATACGGATTGGAGGTTTTTGTCATGGCTTTTGCCCCTTCAGACAAGTGGTCTACACCTATGGGTATTGAAATTGGTGGTCCAAAAGGGTTTGGAAAAGAATTCGAGGATTTAAACTACAACCCGATAGGAACATATGTCCAGCCAATTTCTGTTGTGGATGAATTCGGAACTCAAGATTAA
- the DIM1 gene encoding putative dimethyladenosine transferase (Syntenic homolog of Ashbya gossypii ACR026W; Syntenic homolog of Saccharomyces cerevisiae YPL266W (DIM1)) produces the protein MGKAPKKKFSGASSGKEVAAERHMNTVFKFNTGLGQHILKNPLVAQGIVDKAQIKPSDIVLEVGPGTGNLTVRILEQARKVVAVEFDPRMAAELTKRVHGTAGEKKLEILLGDFMKTELPYFDICISNTPYQISSPLVFKLINQPRPPRVSILMFQREFAMRLLARPGDALYCRLSANVQMWAHVTHIMKVGKNNFRPPPQVESSVVRIEIKTPRPQVDFNEWDGLLRIVFVRKNRTIAAGFKSSSVLDILEKNYKAYLASMETSMVDDRKGSMLEEVIEKIDKVLKETGLGEVRAGKCDQVDFLRLLYAFHQVGIHFS, from the coding sequence ATGGGTAAAGCgccaaagaagaagttcaGCGGCGCCTCCTCTGGGAAAGAAGTTGCTGCTGAAAGACATATGAACACAGTATTCAAATTCAATACAGGATTGGGTCAGcatattttgaagaatCCACTTGTTGCACAAGGTATTGTTGATAAAGCTCAGATAAAGCCATCTGATATTGTTCTTGAAGTTGGTCCAGGTACTGGTAATTTAACTGTCCGTATCCTTGAACAGGCAAGGAAGGTCGTAGCCGTGGAATTTGATCCGCGAATGGCAGCTGAGTTGACCAAAAGAGTTCATGGGACAGCAGGTGAAAAAAAGCTTGAGATTCTTCTAGGAGATTTTATGAAGACTGAGTTACCTTATTTTGATATTTGCATAAGTAATACCCCATATCAAATTTCTTCCCCGTTGGTGTTTAAATTAATAAATCAGCCAAGGCCACCTAGAGTGTCTATATTAATGTTCCAAAGAGAATTTGCAATGAGGCTATTGGCTAGACCAGGTGATGCTCTTTATTGTAGATTATCTGCAAATGTTCAAATGTGGGCACATGTGACACATATTATGAAAGTTGGCAAAAATAATTTTAGACCTCCACCACAAGTTGAATCTAGTGTTGTTAGAATCGAAATTAAAACGCCAAGACCCCAGGTTGACTTTAATGAATGGGATGGGTTATTGCGGATTGTTTTCGTTAGAAAAAATAGAACAATTGCAGCAGGGTTCAAGAGCAGCAGCGTATTGGATATTTTGGAGAAAAACTATAAGGCTTATTTGGCTTCAATGGAAACCTCAATGGTCGATGATAGGAAGGGTTCTATGTTAGAAGAAGTCATCGAGAAAATTGACAAGGTTCTAAAGGAAACAGGGTTAGGGGAAGTAAGAGCAGGTAAATGTGACCAAGTAGATTTCCTGAGACTTTTGTACGCATTTCATCAAGTTGGCATACACTTTTCATAA
- the ACM1 gene encoding Acm1p (Syntenic homolog of Ashbya gossypii ACR025W; Syntenic homolog of Saccharomyces cerevisiae YPL267W (ACM1)) codes for MSSTSPAKCRGILVNKNVNFKSNMLLDKGANFQGSPKKANLEQESIPVNLKLSSASSDITLSNGFVFYEETMEERATILMNQISLSKRQVQDENDYERMKENISQELNGKKVKKARRRFKKQALRDLSIDEYAGYIQYSNSNTTSQLTLHMGYPTKIPCFITPPRNGHIKEFFSANDCHKNKRHIITSQTAEDICKEKVVKKLAFLIHQNSN; via the coding sequence ATGAGCAGTACGTCACCAGCTAAATGCAGGGGCATCTTAGTCAATAAAAATGTCAATTTCAAGAGCAACATGCTTCTAGATAAAGGGGCAAACTTTCAAGGATCGCCTAAAAAGGCTAACTTGGAACAAGAGTCTATTCCTGTGAATTTGAAGCTATCTTCAGCTTCATCAGATATTACGCTATCTAATGGTTTTGTATTCTACGAGGAAACCATGGAAGAACGTGCGACGATATTGATGAACCAAATTTCACTATCTAAAAGGCAGGTCCAAGATGAGAATGACTATGAACGCATGAAAGAAAATATATCTCAAGAGTTAAATGGCAAGAAAGTGAAAAAAGCTAGGCGAAGATTTAAGAAACAAGCATTGAGGGACTTAAGCATAGATGAATACGCTGGCTATATTCAATATAGTAATTCTAATACGACTTCCCAACTTACATTGCATATGGGCTATCCAACAAAAATACCCTGTTTCATTACGCCACCTAGGAATGGCCATATAAAAGAGTTCTTCAGTGCAAATGATTGCCACAAGAATAAGAGGCATATAATAACCTCACAGACAGCAGAAGATATCTGTAAGGAAAAGGTGGTTAAGAAGCTAGCGTTTCTGATACACCAAAACTCAAACTGA
- the PLC1 gene encoding phosphatidylinositol phospholipase C (Syntenic homolog of Ashbya gossypii ACR024W; Syntenic homolog of Saccharomyces cerevisiae YPL268W (PLC1)): MSDLQRKTSEQFSRFKGVILRRLISISRFPIKNKHYLEMGPLTYSHTYQTSDDSTDEIMSKEECYSPSSTSNITPAEHIEMVLIKVTRRKKVSFLFIIDKGVIKWKDTKQLEVNKIKDVRTGQMAMNYREEYNIPESFANRWITIIYQEAQHKFKALHLIAPTPDDMRIFYVSLVIIFRKRRQLMESISIPSNEQFANMHWHLNVSTKKSDENKDSLTFQDVKNLCNKFHIFYSTPYLEELFERADENGNHLLNFREFQTFVQLLKERHEIRDIWNSIANNTKVINFENFYKFLINVQGEEITKNAAQRLFANYSEDGLMNENMLLKYLTSQDYLKASDEDYSRPLSQYFISSSHNTYILGNQVGGMTSVEGYIKVLQQGCRSVEIDIWDSEDGPVVCHGRFTASIPLRNVVEVIRKYAFFSSPYPLIISLEIHCCSEGQLIIEQVFQELLGPLLFITDPHLTLPSPRELKHKIILKSKKVLKVDQPSPCSSGQSTSSKGSSCESDIEAPTSITSDTTKNKSKPKIKLKKKRVPVSESLLRISSIHGIRFKNFSHPESKPPIHCFSLNERKFRSLRKGEKQRYSIDKHNRSYLMRVYPHLLRYNSSNFNPIKCWKAGVQMVATNWQTYDLGQQINEAMFRISNEKDHLCHSGYVRKPWYLLDPVQTDINIKKIFSAVLKSKLDFSFELISAQLLTRPKNTPISHDISFAPYVVIDILGNSIIEAPTVTNGVINSWKQVSTQQCKDKGCNPIWRTKIGVKLHCTGFNFIRFTVKNGDINLATSCIRLDYLKMGYRHIPLYNMEGERYIFSTLLICTKFG, translated from the coding sequence ATGTCTGACCTCCAACGTAAGACATCTGAACAATTCAGTAGATTCAAGGGTGTTATACTAAGAAGATTGATCTCTATTTCCAGGTTTCCAATCAAGAACAAGCATTATTTGGAAATGGGTCccttgacctattctcaTACATACCAAACGAGTGATGATTCCACTGATGAGATCATGAGCAAAGAAGAATGCTACTCTCCCAGTAGCACTAGTAATATAACCCCTGCTGAACATATTGAGATGGTATTAATTAAAGTGACGCGAAGAAAGAAAGTTTCATTCCTATTCATAATTGATAAAGGCGTGATTAAGTGGAAGGATACCAAACAATTAGAGGTGAACAAGATAAAGGACGTTAGGACTGGTCAAATGGCAATGAATTATAGGGAGGAGTACAATATACCTGAGTCCTTTGCTAATAGATGGATAACTATTATTTATCAGGAAGCGCAACACAAATTTAAGGCTCTGCATTTAATTGCGCCAACTCCCGATGATATGAGAATATTTTATGTTTCCTTAGTCATTATATTTCGAAAACGAAGACAATTGATGGAAAGTATATCGATACCAAGTAATGAACAGTTTGCGAACATGCATTGGCACTTAAATGTGTCTACAAAAAAATCGGATGAGAACAAAGACTCGTTAACTTTTCAAGATGTGAAAAACCTTTGCAATAAATTTCATATTTTTTATTCAACCCCATACTTGGAAGAGTTATTTGAAAGGGCAGATGAAAATGGAAATCATTTGTTAAATTTCAGAGAGTTCCAGACATTTGTTCAACTTTTGAAAGAACGCCATGAGATACGTGATATTTGGAATAGTATAGCAAATAATACTAAGGTAATTAACTTTGAAAACTTTTACAAGTTTCTGATTAACGTCCAAGGTGAAGAAATAACTAAAAATGCTGCCCAAAGATTATTTGCAAATTATTCTGAAGATGGACTTATGAACGAAAACATGCTACTTAAATATCTAACATCTCAAGATTATTTGAAAGCATCTGATGAAGATTATTCTAGACCTCTTTCCCAATATTTCATTTCATCTTCACATAATACTTATATCCTGGGAAATCAAGTAGGAGGAATGACAAGCGTTGAAGGTTACATAAAAGTACTACAGCAAGGCTGTAGGTCGGTTGAAATCGATATTTGGGATAGCGAAGATGGACCAGTAGTTTGTCATGGTAGGTTCACCGCCTCTATTCCTTTGAGAAATGTTGTTGAAGTAATACGAAAGTATGCTTTTTTCTCCTCGCCATATCCATTGATTATTTCTTTGGAAATACATTGTTGTAGTGAAGGGCAGCTAATTATCGAGCAGGTTTTTCAAGAGTTACTTGGCCCTTTACTGTTTATTACGGACCCACATTTAACATTACCAAGTCCTAGGGAGCTTAAACACAAAATTATATTAAAGAGTAAAAAAGTGCTCAAAGTTGACCAACCTAGCCCATGCAGTTCTGGTCaatcaacttcttcaaaggGTTCATCATGTGAATCAGATATTGAGGCTCCAACTAGCATAACTTCAGACACTACTAAGAATAAAAGCAAGCCTAAAATCaaactaaaaaaaaaacGTGTACCAGTATCGGAATCTCTGTTACGCATATCTTCTATTCATGGCATACGGTTCAAGAACTTCTCTCATCCTGAATCTAAACCCCCTATTCATTGTTTTTCGCTAAATGAAAGGAAGTTTCGTAGCCTTCGCAAAGGTGAAAAACAACGATATTCCATAGACAAGCACAATAGGTCTTATTTGATGAGAGTTTATCCACATCTTTTGAGGTATAATTCTTCAAACTTTAATCCTATTAAGTGTTGGAAAGCTGGCGTGCAAATGGTTGCAACCAACTGGCAGACGTACGACCTTGGTCAGCAAATAAATGAGGCAATGTTTAGAATTTCGAATGAGAAAGATCATCTATGTCACTCCGGTTATGTAAGGAAACCTTGGTACCTTCTTGACCCAGTACAAACGGACATTAATATTAAGAAGATATTTTCTGCTGTGCTAAAATCGAAGCTTGATTTCAGCTTTGAATTGATATCCGCACAGCTATTAACGAGACCTAAGAATACCCCAATAAGCCATGATATTTCGTTTGCACCTTACGTTGTCATAGATATCCTTGGTAATAGCATCATCGAAGCACCAACGGTAACCAATGGTGTAATTAATTCATGGAAACAAGTTAGTACTCAACAGTGTAAAGATAAGGGATGTAATCCAATCTGGAGGACAAAAATTGGTGTTAAACTGCATTGTACTGGCTTTAATTTTATACGTTTTACGGTTAAAAATGGAGACATTAACTTGGCAACATCTTGTATAAGGTTGGACTATTTAAAAATGGGCTATAGGCATATTCCGCTTTACAATATGGAAGGAGAAAGGTACATATTTTCTACTCTTTTAATTTGTACCAAGTTCGGATAG
- the KAR9 gene encoding Kar9p (Syntenic homolog of Ashbya gossypii ACR023W; Syntenic homolog of Saccharomyces cerevisiae YPL269W (KAR9)), with product MKCRRMEMTTAYEAPAVNTILAPGADSLKNILLKLENNDISIEGLRCILPSLKNVLQDVGASLDAFQNDVPVSLMLQYFDWIDEGKSQFYPLYRSIRDVEPTIEKVLDFLESVGLERMSSEDLPLIFNTVEEIADILSRQVPMFKSIKMLFDTALEFNEIFKDNMNSLIQEITTKLVCCRSLRERCSSLKLSDLPNLDRLLLIIVNSFEEHQIRMPTFSDYEKDIYQEFCALEESITPTETSLKDVLAARIKAFKDRAVVNNEYLISLLNSKYEDILKKHDNLVSEISDLKRNIVDKRWEIIFTNLNMELNTVISSVEKNLSKIENPSISADTKEHFKLQVCQKGEIISKTFDIIYKVLDASILFDPGISEVTNKLADRWLQLKDSVDPIFSEEKDTVVESIAKDLHNVIISETSPTLKPLDRPKRQSVGAFLLKRMNIKPVITTGNTEETLNVFASVNNRRSYVQDMKAECTELQNTAQLNSQTMGYVNNSNNKDVEQAIEYWDYVGIRSKSGPSELCEIRGADYGLLSNESLPEFDHSAEQLTRTADTDLSIDSDSLTGTTVALKNVMTAERDITLAELEKINFYSSLDSKIPIIHYDGDCKTVKGSIRDLNLSYDRASTSMHTGPPSKLKLPTPIKDLLNVR from the coding sequence ATGAAATGCAGACGAATGGAAATGACTACGGCTTATGAGGCACCAGCAGTAAATACAATATTAGCTCCTGGAGCTGATTCTTTAaaaaatattttgttaAAGCTGGAAAATAATGATATATCAATAGAGGGATTAAGGTGCATTTTACCTAGCCTCAAGAATGTACTTCAAGATGTGGGAGCATCATTGGATGCATTTCAGAATGATGTACCTGTTTCCCTAATGCTACAGTATTTTGATTGGATAGATGAAGGCAAATCACAATTCTATCCATTATACAGAAGTATACGCGATGTGGAACCCACGATAGAGAAAGTATTGGATTTCTTAGAATCAGTAGGTCTCGAACGGATGTCATCAGAAGATTTGCCGTTAATTTTTAATACTGTGGAAGAGATAGCGGATATTCTGAGCAGACAGGTGCCAATGTTCAAATCCATCAAAATGCTATTTGATACCGCATTAGAATTTAATGAAATCTTTAAAGACAACATGAATTCCCTAATTCAAGAGATTACCACTAAACTAGTTTGCTGTCGGTCCCTTCGAGAAAGGTGCTCATCACTAAAATTAAGTGATCTCCCAAATCTAGATCGATTACTACTTATTATTGTGAACTCTTTTGAGGAACATCAGATTCGAATGCCAACTTTTTCTGATTATGAAAAAGATATCTACCAAGAGTTTTGTGCTCTGGAGGAATCTATTACACCGACTGAAACATCTTTGAAGGATGTGCTAGCGGCTCGGATAAAAGCCTTCAAGGACAGGGCTGTAGTGAATAATGAGTACTTGATATCACTGTTGAACAGCAAGTACGAAgacattttaaaaaaacATGACAATTTAGTTTCTGAAATATCAGATCTTAAAAGGAATATAGTTGATAAGCGCTGGGAAATCATATTTACAAACTTGAATATGGAGCTGAATACTGTAATTTCAAGCGTTGAGAAAAACCTTTCGAAAATTGAAAACCCGAGTATCTCTGCCGATACGAAAGAACATTTTAAACTTCAGGTATGTCAGAAGGGGGAAATTATATCTAAAACATTCGATATTATTTACAAGGTTCTTGATGCTTCTATTTTGTTTGATCCAGGAATCTCCGAAGTAACAAATAAACTCGCTGATAGGTGGCTGCAGTTAAAAGATAGTGTAGATCCAATTTTCAGCGAGGAAAAGGATACTGTTGTTGAATCCATTGCAAAGGACCTGCATAACGTGATCATCAGCGAAACTTCTCCCACCCTAAAGCCGCTGGATAGGCCTAAAAGACAAAGTGTAGGAGCATTTTTGCTCAAGCGTATGAACATTAAACCGGTAATAACTACAGGAAATACTGAAGAGACTCTTAATGTGTTTGCTAGTGTAAACAATAGGCGATCTTACGTTCAAGATATGAAAGCGGAATGTACTGAGTTGCAAAATACAGCGCAGCTAAATTCTCAGACAATGGGATACGTAAATAACAGCAATAATAAAGACGTTGAACAAGCGATAGAATATTGGGACTATGTGGGAATCAGGAGTAAATCTGGTCCCTCTGAGTTATGTGAGATACGGGGAGCTGATTACGGCCTTTTATCAAATGAAAGTTTGCCTGAATTTGATCATTCAGCTGAGCAGTTAACGAGAACTGCCGATACCGATCTTTCCATAGACAGTGATAGTTTAACTGGGACTACAGTCGCTTTGAAGAATGTCATGACCGCCGAAAGGGATATCACTCTAGCGGAATTAGAAAAAATCAACTTCTATTCAAGTTTAGATTCAAAAATCCCCATCATTCACTATGATGGGGATTGCAAAACAGTTAAGGGGTCGATAAGAGATCTAAATTTATCCTACGATCGTGCTTCAACTTCTATGCATACTGGACCACCATCGAAACTAAAATTGCCGACTCCTATCAAAGATTTGCTGAACGTCAGGTAA
- the ATP15 gene encoding F1F0 ATP synthase subunit epsilon (Syntenic homolog of Ashbya gossypii ACR021W; Syntenic homolog of Saccharomyces cerevisiae YPL271W (ATP15)) yields MSVWRKAGLTYNSYLAVAAKTIRSALKTELQSAAILGRSVTEAKIIEYKTPGAASEPVPLKN; encoded by the coding sequence ATGTCTGTTTGGAGAAAGGCTGGTTTAACTTACAACTCTTACTTGGCGGTAGCTGCTAAGACCATTCGCTCAgctttgaagactgaaTTACAATCTGCCGCTATTTTAGGTAGATCCGTCACTGAAGCTAAGATTATTGAATATAAAACACCTGGCGCAGCCTCTGAACCTGTTCCATTAAAGAATTAG